One region of Parerythrobacter jejuensis genomic DNA includes:
- a CDS encoding alpha/beta hydrolase codes for MIRWFAALLALALAACAPAQTAALEQGRFVEWERIVPEGLPDQRVTIWLPEGYDTSERRYRVLYMHDGHNLFDLENSNFQKIWEADTAMLKLVRDEVIEPHIIVGIWAPGEDRYRQYLPQFVEEQARGDLAASMRENTMGRPVVSARYLEWIADELKPRIDTEYRTRSGAQDTAIMGSSMGGIMSCYAIAARPDVFGKAGCVSSHWPIALPAEAEREQATRIWTNWFAENLGEPKGRRIWMDHGTATLDAYYPPYQAAVDEAFEQAGWIRGQDFESRSYEGAEHDENAWADRLPEILTWLLSER; via the coding sequence GTGATCCGCTGGTTTGCCGCCTTGCTTGCGCTGGCTCTCGCAGCCTGCGCGCCGGCGCAAACCGCCGCACTGGAACAGGGGCGGTTTGTCGAATGGGAACGCATTGTTCCCGAAGGGCTGCCTGACCAACGGGTCACGATCTGGCTCCCAGAAGGGTATGATACCAGCGAACGGCGCTATCGCGTTCTCTACATGCATGACGGTCACAACCTGTTTGATCTCGAGAATTCAAATTTCCAGAAGATCTGGGAAGCGGACACGGCGATGCTGAAGCTCGTTCGCGATGAAGTGATCGAACCGCATATTATCGTGGGAATCTGGGCTCCTGGGGAAGATCGCTATCGGCAATACCTGCCGCAGTTCGTGGAAGAGCAAGCGCGAGGTGATCTTGCGGCGAGCATGCGCGAAAACACAATGGGTCGTCCGGTCGTGTCAGCGCGCTACCTCGAATGGATCGCTGACGAATTGAAACCTCGGATCGATACGGAATACCGGACGCGATCCGGCGCACAGGACACGGCCATCATGGGCTCCAGCATGGGCGGTATCATGAGCTGCTATGCCATCGCCGCACGTCCCGATGTCTTCGGCAAAGCTGGCTGCGTCAGCTCACACTGGCCGATTGCCCTGCCAGCCGAAGCCGAACGCGAGCAAGCCACGCGCATCTGGACGAATTGGTTCGCTGAAAATCTGGGCGAACCAAAGGGTCGCCGGATATGGATGGACCACGGCACCGCGACACTCGACGCTTACTATCCGCCGTACCAGGCGGCAGTGGACGAAGCTTTTGAGCAGGCGGGCTGGATCCGTGGCCAAGACTTCGAGAGCCGCTCGTACGAAGGCGCAGAGCATGACGAAAATGCATGGGCAGATCGCTTGCCCGAAATCCTGACCTGGCTACTGTCGGAGCGATGA